DNA from Xanthomonas hyacinthi:
CAGCACCTCGATCACCGGCACGTCGCTGTAGTCGCCGATATCCGGCACGCGCGCCTCGACGATGGCGGCGCCGTCCGCGGCCGGTTTGCTCGCCTGCTGCGCGGCCGGCGCCGGCTGGGCCGACTCCTGCTTGGCCGGCGCTGGCGTGGCCTTGGCCGCTGCCGCTGCCGGCGCGGCGGCGCTGGCGCCGTCCTCGGCCACTTCGATCAAGGCCACGACCTTGCCTTCGGACAGGCTGTCGCCGACCTTGACCTTCAACGCCTTGACCACGCCGGCGAACGGCGACGGCACTTCCATCGTCGCCTTGTCCGACTCCAGGGTGACCAGGCTCTGGTCCTTCTTCACCGTGTCGCCAACCGCCACCAGCACTTCGATTACCGGGACGTCGCTGTAGTCACCGATATCGGGGACAAGTGCTTCCTTGATTTCGGCCATACGGGCAACTCCGGCAACTAATGAGGGGGAAACCTCTATTGTGGCGGCCCGCAGCCGCAGCGCCAACCTCTGCCGGGCAAAAAAACCTGCGGCGAGCGCGCCGCGGCGCCGACAAGCGCCTGCCTGCGGCGTTCGCGGCGGACCGTACGCCTGCGCATTGTCCAGGCGCCAGCGCCGGGTCGGCGCAGCGCACCGCCTTCACGGGCGGGCGCCTAGGATGCGCCGCACCTCGATCGGAGTGCCGCCATGCGCGCGTTCGTGCTGTTGATGTCGTTGGCGATGCCGCTGGTCGCCTGGTTCTCGCAACGCGGCGCGTTCGGCCCGACCAATGGCGCGATCTCCGACCGCTACCCGACCCTGATCGTCGCCGCCGGCTACGCCTTCGCGATCTGGGGGGTGATCTTCCTGCTCGACCTGGGCTTCGGCCTGTGGCAGCTGTCGCCGCGGCGCCGTCGCCACGGCGCACTGGCGCAGGTGCGGCTGCCGGCGGCGCTGGGCTTCGGCCTCACCGCGCTGTGGATGCCGGTGTTCTCGCAGCAGCACTTCCTGCTGGCGCTGGCGGTGATCTGGGCCGCGCTGGCCTGCCTGGCGCTGGCCGCGCTGCGCCTGTCGCGCGATCCACACGCCGAACCCTGGCAGGCGCTGTGGGCCTGGTTGCCGCTGTCGCTGCACGCCGGATGGCTGTCGCTGGCCGCCTTCCTCAACACCGCGCAGGTGATCGTCGCCTACCGCTGGCTGTCCACCGAGCACATGCTGCCGTGGAGCCTGCTGCTGTTCGCGCTGGCCGCGGCGCTGCTGCTGGGTCTGAACCGGGCGATGCGCGGCAACCTGGCCTACGTCGCGGCGGCGCTGTGGGCGCTGGTCGCGGTCTACGTCAAGCAGGCCGGCAGCGGCCTGGACGGTGCGCGCAGCGCGGCCTGGGTGGCGCTGGCGCTGGCCGCGGTGCTGCTGGTGCAGACGCTGTGGCTGCGGCTGCGTGCGCCGTCGCCGCGCGCGCTGCAGTGACACGCGCTAGGTCGGCGCTGCCGACGACGGCGTGAGCCAGCCCTGCAGCGGCGCCCACGCCTGCTGCAGCCGCGCCAGCGAGAAGGCGGCATTGGCCGGACTGGTCGACGGCAGCGCCAGCACCGCCAGCGGCGCCGCGCGCGACGCCAGCTGCGGCTGCACGAAACGCGCGAACGCCTGCGCCGCCGCGGCGCCGTTGCAGGCGATCGCGCGCAGCTGCGGCAACTGCGCAATGCGCGCGGGCAAGGGATTGGGCACTTCGCTGCCGCGCACGATCGCCGTGTCCAGGCTGCCGCTGCGCCGGCACTGGCCGATCACGTCCCACAGGCCCACGCCGCAGGCCTGCATGGCCTGCAGCCGCGCCGCATAGTCCAACTGCGGATCGAAGCCGCACAGCGCGCCAAGCAGCGGCCACAGGCGGTTGCGCGGATGCGCGTAGTAGCGCGCGTGCTGCAGCGACATCGCACCGGGCATCGAGCCGAGAAGCAGCACCCGGCAATCGTCGCGAATCTGCGCAGGCAAGCCCTGCAACACGTCCTGCATCGTCACGTCGCGCGCATGTGGGTGAATGTCGCCAAGTCTTAAAACCTCGTTATTTCAAGCACCGGAGGCGGGTGTCTGAACAACGCCTGCATCCGCTTGGCCGGGGTCGGCGTCGATTCATCTTCTCATCGATACGGTGTGCGCGCCCACTCCTGTGGCCCCACAAAAAAAAGATTGAGGAGATTCCCATGCGGTCCATTCAAATCCTGAGCCTGGCTGTCGTTTCCGCCCTTGCGTTCGCGCCTGCCGCATTTGCGCAGGACGGCGACACCGCATCCGGCAAGCGCTTTGCCGTCGTCGGCAGCGCCACCCTGCTCGACCCTCATTCCAAGCCGGCCAACGGCCTCGACGTCGACGGCGGCCCGGCGCCGACCATCAGCGCCAGCTGGCTGATCAACGACAACTGGGCGGTGGAGCTGTGGGGCGCGGCCGACAAGTTCAACCACCGCGTCAGCGCCAGCGGCGTGGGCAAGGTCGGCAGCGTCGAGCAGCAGCCGATCGCGCTGAGCGGCCAGTACCACTTCGGCCAGGCGGACAACGTGTTCCGTCCGTTCGTCGGCGTCGGTTACTACCAGTCCAACTTCAGCAACGAAAAGATCGACGGCCTGTCGGCCAGCGGCCAGCACGTCGGCCTGGACACCGCCAAGGGTGCGATCGGCACCGTCGGCGTGGACATGAACATCAACTCCACCTGGTTCGCCCGCGCCGATGCGCGCTACATGCATTCGCGTCCGGAAGTGCAGGTCGCCGGCAACGGCACCGGCCAGGACCTGAAGCTGGATCCGTGGCTGGTCAGCTTCGGCGTCGGCGCGCGCTTCTAAGCACGCCTGCTCCGCGTCATCTGCAAACGGGCCTTCGGGCCCGTTTGTTTTTTGCCTTCCGCGCCGTCTCCGATCGCGCGCCGCTCAGCGCGGCGAACGATCGTAGCCGCGGTAGCGATCGAAGCGGCGCACGCGACGCCGCAGCAGCCACGCATACGCGCACGCATAGCCGAGCAGCAACGCCGCCGCCGCGAGCAGGCTGGCATGGCTCATCCAGCCCTGCGCCGGCCATGCCGCGCCCTCGCCCATGCTGCGCCAGCCCTGCACCAGGCCGGCGCCGATGCGCGCCACCACCAGCAGCGCCAAGGCCAGCACCAGCCACAGGTTCGGCGTGTAGTACAGGCCCTGCGGCAACGGTTCGAACCGGCTCAGGCAGATGCCCAGCGCGCCCAGCGCCAGGCCTGCCGCCCAGCCGACGCAGGCATAGAGCGCCGCGTCCGGCCACCAGTGCGATGCGACCGACGCGAAGCCCAGCAACAGCACGCTGGACACCAGCGCCGACCAGAACTGCACGCTGGCCAGCCACGCCCGCGCCTGGCGCCGCGAAGTGCCGTAGCGGAAGCGCTGCAGCAGCGCCAGCGGCAACAGCACCGCGGTCACCGCCAGCGCGATCACGATCGCCAGGGGAATGGCCAGCAGCAGTGGCATGCGTGCGCCCGGCTCAGAACGCCGGCAGCACCGCGCCCTGGTACTTGCGCTCGATGAACGCCTTGACCTCGGGGCTGGTCAGCGCCTTGGCCAGCTTCTGCACGCGCGGGTCGTCCTTGTTGTCGGGGCGCGCGACCAGGAAGTTCACGTACGGCGAGTCCTTGCTCTCGATCGCCAGCGCGTCGCGGGCGGGATTGAGTCCGGCGTCGAGCGCGTAGTTGGTGTTGATCAGCGCCAGGTCGACCTGGTCCAGCACCCGCGGCAGCATCGCCGAATCCAGTTCGCGGAACTTCAGCTGCTTGGGGTTGGCGACGATATCGCGCTGGGTCGACAGCGCGTTGCCCGGGTCCTTGAGCTTGATGACCCCGGCCTTGTCGAGCAGGATCAGCGCGCGGCTGTTGTTGCTGGGATCGTTGGGGATCACCACGTCGGCGCCCTGCGGCAGTTCGGCCAGCGACTTGAAGCGGCGCGAATAGGCGCCGAACGGCTCGATGTGCACGCCGATCACGGTGACCAGGTCGCTCTTGCGATCGCGGTTGTAGGCGTCCAGGTACGGCTCGGTCTGGAAGTAGTTCACGTCGATCTGCTTCTGCACCACCTGGTCGTTGGGCTGCACGTAGTCGTTGAACACGCGCACGTCCAGGGTCACGCCCTGCTTGGCCAGCAGCGGCTTGACCACCTCCAGGATTTCCGCGTGCGGCACCGCGGTGGCGGCGACGCTGAGCGTTGCATTGTCGGCGCCGGGCGCGGAGGTCTTGCCGCAGGCGGCCAGGGCCAGCACGGCGGCGCCGAGCAGCAGACGAAGCGGGGGTTTGGTCATGGCAGGAATCCGAAAACATGGGGAAGAAGAGCGGCCAAGCCGCCATGCAAGCAAGCTAGCAGACCCGGCCGCTGCGTGCGGCGAAAGGCATAGGTGGCTTTTTGTAGAAGCGCGATACGGGGCAACGCGCGCTCAACGCCGGCTGTAATGCGCGACCAGCCGATCGCCGAGCATCTGCAGCCCCTGCACCAGCAACAGCAGCACCACCACCGTGATCAGCGCCACGTCGGCGTGCGAGCGCTGGTAGCCGTCGCGGTAGGCCAGGTCGCCGAGGCCGCCGGAACCGATCGCGCCGCCCATCGCGGTGAAGCCGATCAGCGCGATGGTGGTCACCGTGGCGCCGGCGATCAGCCCCGGCCGCGCCTCGGGCAGCAGCACCCGCGTCACCAGCTGCCAGGTGGTCGCGCCCATCGCCAGGCTGGCCTCGACCACGCCGCGGTCCACTTCGCGCAGCGCCGTCTCCACCAGCCGCGCGTAGAACGGCGCCGCGCCCACCACCAGCGGCAGGATCGCGCCGCGCACGCCCAGCGAAGTGCCCATCGCCCACAGCGTCAGCGGGATCATCGCAATCATCAGGATGATGAAGGGCACCGAGCGCAGCACGTTGATCGCCAGCGCCAGCGTGGCGTACAGCAGCGGCCGCTGGTGGGTCTGGCGCGGCCCGCTCAGGAACAGCAGCACGCCCAGCGGCAGGCCGATCAGCAGGGTCAGCGGCAGCGAGCCGCCGAGCATCAGCAGCGTGTCCAGCGTGGCACGGCCGATCTCGGCCCATTTGCCGGCGTCGAGATTGCGGAAGAAGCCGCTGGCGGCGGTGGCGAACGGGATCATCGGCGCAGTTCCTCGACATGCACGCCGGCGGCGACGAACCCGGCCTGCGCCGCGTCCAGGTCGCCGCCGACCAGGGCCACGGTCAGCTGGCCGTACGGGGTGTCCTTGATCCGGTCGATGCGCCCGGACAGGATGTTGTAGTCCACCGCGGTCTCGCGCGCGATGCGCCCGAGCAGCGGCGCGTAGGTGTCGCCGCCGAGGAAGGTCAGGCGCAGGATGCGCCCGGCCACCGCGGCGAAGTCGCGATGCAGCTCGCCATCGTCCACGTGTTCGGCCTCGGACACGAAGCGGCGCGTGGTCGGATGGCGCGGATGCAGGAATACTTCGGTGACCGGCCCGCTTTCGACCAGATGCCCGGCGTCGAGCACCGCCACGCGGTCGCAGACGCGCCGGATCACCTCCATCTCGTGGGTGATCAGCACGATGGTCAGGCCCAGCTCGCGGTTGATCTGCGCCAGCAGGCTCAGCACCGAGGCGGTGGTCTGCGGATCCAGCGCGCTGGTGGCCTCGTCGCACAGCAGGATCTGCGGCCCGGTGGCCAGCGCGCGGGCGATGCCGACGCGCTGCTTCTGCCCGCCGGACAGCTGCGCCGGATACTTGCTGGCGTGCTCGGCCAGGCCGACCCGGGCCAGCAGCTCGGCCACCCGCGCCTGGATCTGCGCACGCGCGGTGCCGGCCAGTTGCAGTGGGAAGGCGACGTTGTCGGCCACGCTGCGCGAGGACAGCAGGTTGAAGTGCTGGAAGATCATGCCGATGCGCCGGCGCAGCGTGCGCAGCCCGGCGCGGTCCAGCGCGGTGACGTCCTCGCCGTCGATCAGCAGGCGCCCGCCGCTGGGCTCCTCGAGCCGGTTGATCAGCCGGATCAGCGTGGACTTGCCGGCACCGGAATGGCCGATGATGCCGAACACCTCGCCGGCGCGGATTTCCAGGTCGAGCGGATGCAAGGCCACGACCGATTGGCCGGCAACGGGGTAGGACTTGTGCAGGTGCTCGAACTGGATCACCGCGCGGGGCCGGCAGCGAAGGGGGCGCAAAGCCTAGCAGGCCAGGGTTGCGCGCGTTATTCCATTCGATTCTAACGCTTGCATCGGCAGCGGCACCGGCTACGGGTGCACCTGCGGCGGCGGCCGCACGCTGGCGCGGACCCGCTCGCGATGCAGCAGGTACAGGCCGCTGGCGACGATGATCGCCGCGCCCAGCCAGGTCCAGGCGTCGGGCAGCTTGCGCCACAGCAGCCAGTCCCACGGGATCACCCAGATCAGGCCGCTGTACTCCAGCGGCGCGATCAGCGAGGCGTCGCCGCGGCGGAACGCCTGGGTCAGGGCCACCTGACCCAGCGCGCCGGCCACGCCGAGCGTGGCGATCCAGCCGGCATCGGCCAGGCGCAGCGGGCTCCAGGCCGGCAGCGCCAGCGCGCCGGCGCCCAGCGCCATGATCAGCAGGAACCAGACCACCAGCGACTGCGGCGTGTCGGTGCGCGCCAGCAGGCTGACCAGCACCGCCGCGACCGCGTAGGCGGCTGCGGCCAGCAGCACCATCAACCCCGGCAGCGAGACGAAGCCGCCCACGCCCGGGCGCAGCACCACCAGCACGCCGACCAGGCCGATGCCGATCGCGGCCCAGCGCCGCGGGCCGACCCGTTCGCCCAGCAATGGCACCGACAGCGCCGCCACCAGCAGCGGCGCGACGAAGTAGATCGTGTAGGCGGTGGACAGCGGCAGGCTGCGCAGCGCCCCGGCGAAGCAGCCGATCATGGCGATGCCGAGCACGCCGCGCAGCAGATGCAGGCCCCAGCGCACCGGCAGGATCGAACGCGGGCCGGCACTGGCCAGCACCCACAGCAGCACGAACGGCAGCGAGGCGCCGCCGCGCAGCGTGGCCACCTGCAGCGCCGGATAGTGCGCGGTCAGCAGCTTCATCGCCGCATCCATCAGCGCGAAGCAGGCGACCGCCGCGACCATCCAGGCGGCGGCCGCGGCGTTGGAACGGGACGTGGGCATCGGCGGATTATCGTGGCGATCGGCGGCGCCGCCCAGCAGCGCAACCGCGCCGGCAGCGGCGTTGCGTCCGGATCGGTAGGATATGCGGTCTTTCCCGAGGAACTGCCATGCCTTCCTTCGATGTCGTCTCCGAAATCGACAAGCACGAACTGACCAATGCCATCGACCAGGCGAACCGCGAGCTGTCGACCCGCTTCGATTTCAAGGGCGTGGAGGCCCGCTTCGAGCTCGACGACCAGGTCATCAACCAGGCCGCGCCGAGCGACTTCCAGGTCAAGCAGATGACCGACATCCTGCGCGCGCGGCTGATCGCGCGCGGCATCGACGTGCGCTGCCTGGAATTCGGCGACGTGGAGACCAACCTGGCCGGCGCGCGGCAGAAGGTCACGGTCAAGCAGGGCATCGAGCAGAAGCTGGCCAAGAAGATCGTCGCGGCGATCAAGGACGCCAAGCTCAAGGTGGAAGCGCAGATCAACGGCGACAAGCTGCGCATCAGCGGCAAGAAGCGCGACGACCTGCAGGACGTGATGGCGCTGTTGAAGAAGAGCGATTTCGAGCTGCCGCTGCAGTTCGAGAATTTCCGCGACTGAGCCGGCGCGGTGGCACGCCCGCCGTCTGCTTCGCCCGATCGGCATCCGCCCTCGCCCACTGGAACCGCCTTGAACGACCTGGACCCGAACGCCGATCCGATCGCCGCGACCCGGCAATGGCTGGAACGCGCGGTGATCGGCCTGAACCTGTGCCCGTTCGCCAAGGCCGTGCACGTCAAGCGGCAGATCCGCTACGTGCGCAGCGACGCGACCACGCCCGAGGCCTTGCTGGAGGAGTTGAGCGAGGAACTGCTGTTGCTGCGCGACACCCCGGCCGAGCAGATCGACACCACCTTGATCGTGCATCCGCAGGTACTCGGCGATTTCCTGGACTACAACGATTTCCTCGACAACGCCGACGCGGCGGTGGACGCGCTGGACCTGCACGGCATCCTGCAGGTGGCCAGCTTCCATCCGCACTACCAGTTTGCCGGCACCGCGCCGGACGACATCGGCAACTACACCAACCGCGCGCCCTTCCCCACCTTGCACCTGCTGCGCGAGGACAGCGTCGAACGCGCCGTGGCCGCGTTCCCGGACGCGGACGTGATCGTGGAGCGCAATCTGCAGACGTTGGAGACGCTGGGGCTGGACGGATGGAAGAAGCTGTTCGAGAGCCGGGATTCGTGATTGGGGATTCGTGATTGGTAACGGCAAGGATCGCCAAAGCGCGCTGACCGCGCTTTTACCAATCTCCAATCCCTAATGCCG
Protein-coding regions in this window:
- a CDS encoding DNA-deoxyinosine glycosylase: MQDVLQGLPAQIRDDCRVLLLGSMPGAMSLQHARYYAHPRNRLWPLLGALCGFDPQLDYAARLQAMQACGVGLWDVIGQCRRSGSLDTAIVRGSEVPNPLPARIAQLPQLRAIACNGAAAAQAFARFVQPQLASRAAPLAVLALPSTSPANAAFSLARLQQAWAPLQGWLTPSSAAPT
- a CDS encoding OmpW/AlkL family protein; translated protein: MRSIQILSLAVVSALAFAPAAFAQDGDTASGKRFAVVGSATLLDPHSKPANGLDVDGGPAPTISASWLINDNWAVELWGAADKFNHRVSASGVGKVGSVEQQPIALSGQYHFGQADNVFRPFVGVGYYQSNFSNEKIDGLSASGQHVGLDTAKGAIGTVGVDMNINSTWFARADARYMHSRPEVQVAGNGTGQDLKLDPWLVSFGVGARF
- a CDS encoding MetQ/NlpA family ABC transporter substrate-binding protein, with the protein product MTKPPLRLLLGAAVLALAACGKTSAPGADNATLSVAATAVPHAEILEVVKPLLAKQGVTLDVRVFNDYVQPNDQVVQKQIDVNYFQTEPYLDAYNRDRKSDLVTVIGVHIEPFGAYSRRFKSLAELPQGADVVIPNDPSNNSRALILLDKAGVIKLKDPGNALSTQRDIVANPKQLKFRELDSAMLPRVLDQVDLALINTNYALDAGLNPARDALAIESKDSPYVNFLVARPDNKDDPRVQKLAKALTSPEVKAFIERKYQGAVLPAF
- a CDS encoding methionine ABC transporter permease; translation: MIPFATAASGFFRNLDAGKWAEIGRATLDTLLMLGGSLPLTLLIGLPLGVLLFLSGPRQTHQRPLLYATLALAINVLRSVPFIILMIAMIPLTLWAMGTSLGVRGAILPLVVGAAPFYARLVETALREVDRGVVEASLAMGATTWQLVTRVLLPEARPGLIAGATVTTIALIGFTAMGGAIGSGGLGDLAYRDGYQRSHADVALITVVVLLLLVQGLQMLGDRLVAHYSRR
- a CDS encoding methionine ABC transporter ATP-binding protein, giving the protein MIQFEHLHKSYPVAGQSVVALHPLDLEIRAGEVFGIIGHSGAGKSTLIRLINRLEEPSGGRLLIDGEDVTALDRAGLRTLRRRIGMIFQHFNLLSSRSVADNVAFPLQLAGTARAQIQARVAELLARVGLAEHASKYPAQLSGGQKQRVGIARALATGPQILLCDEATSALDPQTTASVLSLLAQINRELGLTIVLITHEMEVIRRVCDRVAVLDAGHLVESGPVTEVFLHPRHPTTRRFVSEAEHVDDGELHRDFAAVAGRILRLTFLGGDTYAPLLGRIARETAVDYNILSGRIDRIKDTPYGQLTVALVGGDLDAAQAGFVAAGVHVEELRR
- a CDS encoding DMT family transporter — protein: MPTSRSNAAAAAWMVAAVACFALMDAAMKLLTAHYPALQVATLRGGASLPFVLLWVLASAGPRSILPVRWGLHLLRGVLGIAMIGCFAGALRSLPLSTAYTIYFVAPLLVAALSVPLLGERVGPRRWAAIGIGLVGVLVVLRPGVGGFVSLPGLMVLLAAAAYAVAAVLVSLLARTDTPQSLVVWFLLIMALGAGALALPAWSPLRLADAGWIATLGVAGALGQVALTQAFRRGDASLIAPLEYSGLIWVIPWDWLLWRKLPDAWTWLGAAIIVASGLYLLHRERVRASVRPPPQVHP
- a CDS encoding YajQ family cyclic di-GMP-binding protein, producing the protein MPSFDVVSEIDKHELTNAIDQANRELSTRFDFKGVEARFELDDQVINQAAPSDFQVKQMTDILRARLIARGIDVRCLEFGDVETNLAGARQKVTVKQGIEQKLAKKIVAAIKDAKLKVEAQINGDKLRISGKKRDDLQDVMALLKKSDFELPLQFENFRD
- a CDS encoding DUF1415 domain-containing protein, which gives rise to MNDLDPNADPIAATRQWLERAVIGLNLCPFAKAVHVKRQIRYVRSDATTPEALLEELSEELLLLRDTPAEQIDTTLIVHPQVLGDFLDYNDFLDNADAAVDALDLHGILQVASFHPHYQFAGTAPDDIGNYTNRAPFPTLHLLREDSVERAVAAFPDADVIVERNLQTLETLGLDGWKKLFESRDS